In a genomic window of Pieris brassicae chromosome 7, ilPieBrab1.1, whole genome shotgun sequence:
- the LOC123712375 gene encoding endoplasmic reticulum-Golgi intermediate compartment protein 3, whose protein sequence is MASQILNRFKQFDAYAKTLEDFRVKTASGAFITILGGTVMILLIISELHTYMSPNISEELFVDTSRGHKIRINFDIIVPRISCNYLVLDAMDSSGEQHLQIDHNIFKRRLDLDGNPIEEAKKEEIMTSTAVPNNSSDIAQITCGSCYGAAFNDSQCCNTCEDVREAYKMRRWALPDLSTVEQCKNDESLEKVNLALKEGCQLFGNMDVNRVGGSFHIAPGKSFTINHIHVHDVQPFSSSVFNTTHIIRHLSFGSDIKNANTAPLDGVTGLAKEGAVMFQYYIKIVPTMYVSLDNKVLHTNQFSVTRHQKSVSNVNTESGMPGAFFSYELSPLMVKYTEKERSLGHFATNICAIVGGVFTLAAIFDSLLYHSLNAVQKKVMLGKTG, encoded by the exons ATGGcatcacaaattttaaatagatttaagcAGTTTGATGCATATGCTAAAACTTTAGAAGACTTCAGAGTAAAAACAGCCAGTGGTGCTTTTA TTACAATACTTGGTGGAACAGTTATGATTCTTCTAATAATATCTGagttacatacatacatgtcGCCTAACATATCTGAAGAATTGTTCGTAGACACATCCAGAGGTCATAAGAtaagaataaattttgatattattgttCCTAGAATATCATGTAatt atcTAGTTCTTGATGCAATGGATTCATCTGGAGAGCAACACTTACAAATTgaccataatatatttaaaagacgGTTAGACTTAGATGGAAATCCAATAGAAGAAGcaaaaaaagaagaaataatGACTTCAACTGCA gtTCCAAATAATTCTTCTGATATTGCACAGATAACATGTGGAAGTTGCTATGGTGCAGCATTTAATGACTCTCA gtgCTGTAATACTTGTGAGGATGTCCGTGAAGCATATAAAATGAGGAGGTGGGCACTGCCTGATTTATCTACTGTTGAACAGTGCAAAAATGATGAATCGTTAGAAAAAGTCAATCTAGCCTTAAAAGAAGGATGCCAATTATTTGGAAACATGGATGTTAATAgg gTCGGTGGAAGTTTTCATATAGCCCCAGGAAAAAGTTTTACTATTAATCACATCCATGTCCATGACGTCCAACCATTTTCATCATCAGTGTTCAATACAACTCATATAATAAGACACTTGAGTTTTGGTTcagatattaaaaatgcaaACACAGCTCCTCTAGATGGAGTCACTGGATTGGCAAAAGAAG gTGCTGTTATGTTtcagtattatattaaaattgtaccaACAATGTATGTTTCTTTAGACAACAAAGTATTACATACAAATCAATTCTCTGTAACGCGTCACCAGAAATCAGTGTCAAATGTCAATACAGAATCTGGTATGCCTGGAGCATTTTTCAGTTATGAATTATCACCCTTGATGGTGAAATATACAGAGAAggaaag ATCACTTGGTCATTTTGCAACAAACATATGTGCTATTGTAGGTGGAGTTTTTACATTAGCAGCAATTTTTGACTCACTTTTATACCACTCACTGAATGCTGTTCAAAAGAAAGTAATGTTAGGCAAAACtggataa
- the LOC123712376 gene encoding transcription termination factor 3, mitochondrial, which yields MKMQCFKLTKFRVITKFRSYCVNQNQVTQYLNDTCVFDRHDNDVSGLASNHSQSFNLAAYVNTSDTLQKLMKLNVNLAKIEKKPYIAEKILKLDFESNIKNHIFFLKEYVENESLGIFLTRNPLILCQDIADLEVRINYLQSKQFNSQDIIRIISKNPFWLMFNTEKIDRRLGYFQNTFALTGNEVRFLATKQPRIITYNLHHISTNTFVIKEEFGFNDGEIKQLLLKKPKIWMMNQKSLLERFNYIHNVMKITHEDIKQNSTILTYRNFIVKQRHLFLEKLGRAQYNRKKPNYVPLTALCSGTDVEFCKKYAKCSVADFNIFLKTM from the exons atgaaaatgcAGTGTTTTAAGTTAACTAAATTTCgagttattacaaaatttagaaGCTACTGTGTAAATCAAAACCAAGttacacaatatttaaacGACACATGTGTATTTGACCGTCATGACAATGATGTATCTGGGTTGGCTTCAAATCACTCACAATCTTTTAATTTAGCTGCTTATGTTAACACTTCAGACACATTGCAAAAACTTATGAAGTTAAATGTAAACCTCGCCAAAATAGAAAAGAAACCATATATTGctgaaaaaatacttaaactgGATTTcgaaagtaatattaaaaatcatatatttttcttgaaagaATATGTTGAAAATGAAAGTCTtggaatttttttaactagaaacCCATTGATTTTGTGCCAAGATATTGCAGATTTAGAAGTTAGAATAAATTACTTGCAgtctaaacaatttaattcacaagatataataagaattatatcTAAAAATCCTTTTTGGTTAATGTTTAA TACTGAAAAAATTGACCGAAGATTAGgttactttcaaaatacatTTGCTTTAACTGGTAATGAGGTAAGATTTCTTGCTACAAAACAACCTCGCataattacatacaatttgcATCATATTTCTACTAATACATTTGTAATTAAAGAAGAATTTGGTTTTAATGATGGAGAAATTAAGCAGCTTCTGTTGAAAAAACCAAAGATTTGGATGATga atcAGAAGTCTCTATTGGAACGATTTAACTACATTCACAATGTCATGAAAATTACACATgaagatattaaacaaaattctactattttaacttatagaaattttattgttaaacaaagaCATTTGTTTTTAGAAAAACTAGGTAGAGCtcaatacaatagaaaaaaacctAATTATGTTCCTTTAACTGCACTTTGTAGTGGCACTGATGtagaattttgtaaaaaatatgcaaaatgTAGTGTTGCAGATTTTAACATCTTTCtaaaaacaatgtaa
- the LOC123712377 gene encoding reactive oxygen species modulator 1: MPVPGGVYQSQGPSCFDKMKMGFMIGFCVGMASGGLFGGFTALRYGARGRELVHSVGKVMLQGGGTFGTFMAIGTGIRC, translated from the exons atgcCAGTTCCGGGTGGAGTATATCAAAGTCAAGGTCCATCATGTTTTGATAAAATGAAAATGGGTTTTATGATTGGATTCTGTGTTGGAATGGCTAGCGGTGGTTTATTTGGAGGATTTACGGCATTAAG ATATGGAGCAAGAGGGCGAGAACTGGTTCATTCTGTTGGTAAAGTAATGCTGCAAGGAGGTGGTACATTTGGTACATTTATGGCTATTGGAACAGGAATACGTTGTTAA